AGGTCTTTGAAAACACCTTTCCGGCATCGTTCATTGTGGAATATGTGGCACAGACCCGGGGATGGTTTTATACCCTCATGGTGGAGTCTGCGGCTGTCATGGAAAAGCATCCGTTTGAGAACGCCATTTGCCACGGGGTGATTCTTGCAGATGATGGCAGGAAAATGTCCAAAAGCCTGAAAAATTTTCCAGATCCCATGGGGGTGGTGAGGGAACATGGCAGTGATGCCCTCAGGATCTACCTGCTCTCTTCCGCCGTTGTCCGGGGGGCAGACATCCGATTTTCGGAAAATAGTGTCCGGGAGGCGGTGAGGCGCTACCTGATCCCCTTATGGAACACCTTTCATTTTTTCACCTCCTATGCTGTGCTGGTAAAGGGGTATACCCCAAGACAGATCATCCATGAGTATACCGGTGACAACATGGAAGACCGCCATATCTTAAGCGAACTTGAAAACCTGAAGCAGGGTGTGGCAGCAACTGTGGAAGCCTATGAACTTCCGGGATGCTACCTGCGGATACTGGATTTCATCGAGACCCTTTCCGGCTGGTATATCCGCAACAACCGTGAACGATTCTGGGTCACGGAGGTGATGGATGATACCTGTAATGCGGTGAATGCCTTTGACACCCTGTACACGATACTTCTGGAGCTGAGCACTGTCTGTGCCCCCTTTATCCCGTTCACTATGGAGTATATTTACCGGCACCTGACAGGGGAATCGGTTCATCTGGCGAACTGGCCCGCATCTGTACCCGGGCGGATTGACGAGGACCTGAACCGGGAAGTGAGGCAGATCCGCTCCATCATTGAAGGAGGACGGCGGATTCGTGAAAAGCAGAGGGTTCATCTGAGGCAGCCCCTGTCCTATATCCGCCTGTCAGGAATTGATGCGGATACCATTGAACGATTCTCTCAATTGCTGAAAACCCAGCTTAATATTAAGGAGATTCTGCACGAACAAAATCCTGACGTCTTTACCCGAAAAAAGATCATGATCGATACCAAAAAGGTGGGACCGGTGCTTCGGGGAGATCTCAAAAAGGTGATGCAGCTGGTTGAAAAAGGAGAATTCCGGGAGAACCGGGATGGTACACTGAGCGTGGTTCACCACGTAATCCAGGCATCGGACTATTCCGTCCAGTATCACCCCATCCGTGACAATGAGGCGGTGTGGGCCGATAAGGGGTTGGTGATGTCCCTGGATCTGAATATTTCAGAAGCGCTGAAAATCGAGGGAGTGGCCCGGAATCTCAACCGCTTTATCCAGGATCTGAGAAAGCAGTTGAATCTTAGCTATGACCAGAGAATTGACCTCTCCATCGAGGCGGACGGTATCTATGACCGGAGTCTGGCTGTTCACAAGGAGTGGTTGATGGTGCAAACCCTTGCCGAAACTCTGAATTGTAAGGTTTCCAATGCTCTTTTTGAAAAGCAGGATGAAAACGGATCCCTCAGAATTTATCTGAGAGCAATTGATTAAGCGCCCTTTTCCAGGCGCAGGCCTGACCGCCTGTGCCTTTACTTTTCCTGCCGTTCAGACATCTGCCGTTCCCGTACTCTGAACGGATCTCTTTCCATTGCACATCCCATTTACCGGAACCATCTGCATTTTGAAAGCCAGTGTGTCAGAAGGCCGGCGTTCCCCTGACCAGGCTCAGCGCCTGTTACATGACCATGACCATCCCGGCTTTGATTTCTATGGGAAAAAGGTCGGTACCCGTGACACAGACCAGATCCACCTCGTTGCCTTTGCTGTCTCTGTAAAAATACAGGTTGCTTTTTTTCGGGTCGATGCCGGGAGGCCCACAGCAACCCGGCAGATGAATTTTTTTCAATTTCTTTCAGATAATATCGGTCTGGCAAGGAAAAGATTGAAACAGTTACAGGAAGAAAGGAAACGTTTGCCATGAATAAGAAATACAAAAATGTTTTTAACGCTCTGGAAAAAGATCCGGCTGTTGCTAAAAACCTGTTTATCAGAAGCCGGTTAATGATAGAAATCCGCGAATATATTCAGAAAAATAAACTGACACAGAAAGAAGCCAGCATTAAAACAGGTGTGACACAACCCCGTATCAGTGATCTTATGAGAGGAAAAATCGATCTGTTTACCATCGATACCCTGGTATCCATGCTTGAAAAATTAGGCATTGATGTTGATGTCACATTGACGCGGGCGGCATGACGTTGAAGGTCATTTCGACTGGTAACGCCCAATATGCTTTTTTTTGCATTGCAGAAACGACTCCGGCACTGAAGCGCTGGGACGACAGAGGCGCCTGGATGATATGGGTATGATACCATCCCGTCCTTTTCAGGATATCAAGGTAATCGTCTATGAGGATGCCGCCGTTATATTTTTCCTCTATTGCCGGCGTATTCTGAAAATACCGATAGTCTGCCCCGAATTTGGGCACAAAGGTTACGGCTTCCACAGGACAGACAGATACACACAGGCCGCAGCCGATGCACCGGTCCAGGTAATACTGCCCCATGCGGGTGCTGACGGTCCGGGCCGGCCGTGGTTGATGACGGTATCCACCACAATGAGGCGGCCAGCCTGGGAGATGATCCCTAAAAGGTTGATCCCCAGAACCCCACCGTCCACTATGGAGACATTGTCGGAAAAGTCATAGCCCTGTGACAGGGCTTCCACCACACGGATGCCCACCCCGTCATCCTGGTACAGGATGTTTCCCACTCCCAGCACGGTGATATTATCTGTCATAAGTTCAAATCTTTTTTTGTATGGGTCTGTGTCAATGTATCCGGTGCCGGCACCGGATGTCCGCGATCGGTTCAGATGATCAGTGTCAGATAACCCGGACCTTGTATGTTTCAT
Above is a window of Desulfotignum balticum DSM 7044 DNA encoding:
- a CDS encoding hydrogenase maturation protease; this encodes MTDNITVLGVGNILYQDDGVGIRVVEALSQGYDFSDNVSIVDGGVLGINLLGIISQAGRLIVVDTVINHGRPGPSAPAWGSITWTGASAAACVYLSVLWKP
- a CDS encoding helix-turn-helix domain-containing protein, which encodes MNKKYKNVFNALEKDPAVAKNLFIRSRLMIEIREYIQKNKLTQKEASIKTGVTQPRISDLMRGKIDLFTIDTLVSMLEKLGIDVDVTLTRAA
- a CDS encoding DUF4143 domain-containing protein, which encodes MKKIHLPGCCGPPGIDPKKSNLYFYRDSKGNEVDLVCVTGTDLFPIEIKAGMVMVM
- a CDS encoding ATP-binding protein gives rise to the protein MGQYYLDRCIGCGLCVSVCPVEAVTFVPKFGADYRYFQNTPAIEEKYNGGILIDDYLDILKRTGWYHTHIIQAPLSSQRFSAGVVSAMQKKAYWALPVEMTFNVMPPASM